The segment ctcccagaagggatagaagactttgtagtttattgtgGTGCATGCAACCAAGGGCTTGGGTGCATtctcatgcaacgaggaaaggtcatcgcttatgcctcaagacagctaaagacacacgaagtcaactacaccacacacgatcttgagttaggagcagtggtatttgttctaaagatttggagacactatttgtatggtacaaagagcactatctttacagaccacaaaagccgtcaacatatattcgaccagaaggagctcaacatgaggcaacgacagtgggtcgagctgcttaatgactacgaatgtgacatttgttatcatcccggtaaatccaacgtagtagctgacgccctaagtcggaaagaatactctggtcgtagagtaAAATCAttaactatgactatccattcacatctgtccacacaaattaaggaggcacagctagaagccttgaaacctgaaaatgtggctagTGAATCCCTGAGATggatggataaaaacttggaatTCAAGGCTGgaggagccttatatctcatggaccggattagggtttcgagatctagTGTTAGGGACTTGGAGGGTGGAAATGAGACCAACACCTTGGGGTTAAAGTGTTTAAATttggtgcaaacccctgaaattagggtttgatcTTTACTAGCCTACTCGTCAAGTTGaggcctcccaactcgtcgagtaggttacttaaaatgTGCGGTCCTTATGatctctactcgacaagtttggggctcccaactcgtcgagttgctccatAAAATAGAATAATTTATAAGTTAAATACATACTAAGAACCAGAAGTTACACAAATAAAAATAGATTATAATTGTTAAGAAATGATTTGTGaaagtcttatatatatatatatatatatatatatatatatatatatatatatatatatatatatatatatatatatatatatatatatatatatatatatatatatatatatatatatatatatggaaaacaaccAATAATACATACTAAATCAAACAAATAGTCACATGCATATGCATAGAATATGACTAAACCTAAAAGATATTACTAAAACCAACAATTCacattatatttatttaaaaattataccAATACACACTCCAATACCAAATcaaatacaaaatatatatattcaaGTTAAATCAATACATTTAAAGTACACTCAAATTAATTAATTTGAAGATTACATCACATTTCAATATATCTAAGTTTACACACAAAAGGAATTTGAAGATTATTTCACATTTCAATATATCTTAGTTTACACAAGAAATGTGTGTTTCCCTTCTGAAACGGTCAAGAATCACCAAAGATGCAACATCTAGTCTTCACTCTTCTCCTTCGTTCTAGTCAAGAACACGGTCTTGTTCTTGACAAATCAGTCAAGCCAATGAACATGAAAACTTCATTGCTTCTCCTTCATTTTCCCTGTCAAAACACCAAAGCTTATCCAACCAATGCAAACACCCATGGATTTTTGTCAAAAATCAAACCCATGTCCCCTTCATTATCATCGATTTCCAGGAAAACCTAAACACCCCAATAATTTCTATTAAAccccaaataaaataaaaaagaattttttttaccTGTTGATGATCGACGACCAGTAAACCACCGAACCATTACTCCTCCTCCTTCCTCCTCCCTGTTCGCAGTGGGAATCCACCATCGATCCGCCTCTTGATTGAGGACTGTTAACACGCTCTGCGGCCGGCCAAAGACCGGAGACCCTCGCTTCTTTCTCTGCCGTTTCCGATCGACCCTAGACCTCCGAAGGTCTCGCCTTTGCTGCATCCCCCTGAAATCACAGCCGTTTCGCTGCTTCTTCACCACCTGCGTCGCTTCGCTCGCGTCGCCTCGGAAACAAACCTCCCTTCCCCCTTCGCACATCTCCATCAGAGCAGGAAGAAGCTTCGTTGCTTCCTCCCTTCATCCATTCGGTCTCGTCGATCTCCCCCTGCCGCCACTTTGCTGAGCCGTCATCACCACCGCTGGTTGTCACTGTGAGTAGTCGAGCATCGCCACCTTGAAAAATTCCATTCCCATTCATTCGTTAATTATCAGTCGAGCATGGGACCTCGAAGTGGGTCTCGATTTCCTCTTCACGAGAAAATTAAACACCTGATCTGGAATTTGAACAGGCAACCAAacttgtatttattttaattaaagcaCACCCCAAAGTTTACTGATATTGCCAACCATCGTCCTCAAAACTAATCCCATTCTCAAACTTGGGTTTAAAATGTTCACTTCAGCCCCCTATTTCGGAAATGGATTGCCATATCAGTCCCTTGGGGATGATTTTAACAAAATCAAACCCTagcatttatttattttaacgaATACCACCCTATACATGATAACTGATACCAAAACTACCATTTGGTTTATTAGGCAATATAAATAGACTTGGTGACTCGTTTTAAACGCAAGGAACACTTAATTTTGTGGTTTCTCGCATTGCACTTCACCAAAACAAATCTACTCTGCGTTCACGCATCGAGACTCAGTGCTTacgatattttttttatattttaattattttgcgcgcgcgggggagggggggggggggggagggatacATATGCCTAAATattttgtttataaaaatcaatttctttttatgcgaaaatacaataaatctagtttataaaaatattattatttaactgtgacatccccattttcacggccagaaaaaaccgattttgtttatgctttataaaaagcagagtatctcttttaataaaaaggttgcggaatttattcctagcaaaacatgataaatacgttttcAAAGCAtctccgaagaaaagtatttttattaattttaaaacatttgggatgtcattaccaatacagaaacataagcataaatagaacttacattcattatcactagtgatttatatctccttaatctctcattgtaatgtgacttcatatcaacacctgtgatataaataaactgagtgagtcaggttgggaaacctggtgagtacatatggttttcaacccacaataatataattattttgcttaatcatcaaacaaataacctaattacccatccccattatcttctttactcttaagtaccttccctaaggatttatcctaaaggtcg is part of the Lactuca sativa cultivar Salinas chromosome 7, Lsat_Salinas_v11, whole genome shotgun sequence genome and harbors:
- the LOC122195065 gene encoding uncharacterized protein LOC122195065; its protein translation is MEMCEGGREVCFRGDASEATQVVKKQRNGCDFRGMQQRRDLRRSRVDRKRQRKKRGSPVFGRPQSVLTVLNQEADRWWIPTANREEEGGGVMVRWFTGRRSSTGKMKEKQ